Sequence from the Zeugodacus cucurbitae isolate PBARC_wt_2022May chromosome 5, idZeuCucr1.2, whole genome shotgun sequence genome:
agaaaaattacaaaaaccgtACTGATAGACatagtaaaaataaagtttCCTATTAGCCGAGGTTACCTGGTCAGCTGTTGGATTTGAttagttttgttatttaaaatgaaactcAGACGTTTGCAATTAGCTCTCGCTGAGATTGTGATCTTTAAAATTCTACTAACCGACTGCCACACACTCAATTCGCTCGACTGTAGCGACATATTGAGAATTCTCACTTGAtgcttaataaataaaattccgaGAATTGATAAGGCAATTGAATGAGAATAATAGCGTTTATACATGCATATTGCTCACTTGTAGATTGAATAAACTTATGgcgtttttatacatatatttgctaaataagagataATTGAAAACTATTATTAATGCAAATGAGCGATATACATACAGTTAAGTATatgtaaaggggttttcaataagagtgcgagaaaagttttttttttaataaaataaaaacggttTGGCATACATTCGAtgacattatgtatggaactcgatttattttgcatggccaccacaagcacgcttgcagaagtccaatTTTAAGATGGTTTACTAGCATCAATCGCCCGATGCTCCTACAATTCcacattcgatattcgtacgaagctcatcaatcgtcgctggcttgctggcatagaccatagacttgacgtagcctcaCAAAAAATAGTTTAGTGGCGCCAAATTGCACAACCGAGtgtcatttcgtgagataacacgttcaattcgggccaaaaatattcggttatcattgagagATAGCACTTTCCCTTCAGAGTAACATTCtcgtcttgatcatcacggaaccGTAATTTTATTGAGATGCAATTTTGACTTATGGAGTACGTGTAGATTGCTGCCTGATCAAAAGCGCATATTAttaacgaagccattcagccagtaatgagacgtagcgctcttaaagttgaggtcaCTGACTCCacatttcggtagtaaatttttataatttcgactcgttggatCCTATATCCATGATGAAatagcaaaccttactgaagagaaatgtcaaaagagcgggaaaaatgtGGCGTCGTTTTCCGtctctatcggtctacttttgtagcgtccctattgaaaacccctttatatagTCGAAGAAGGCTCATTGAGTTGCAGAAagcatgtttatattaaaactggttctatcggtctacttttgtagcgtccctattgaaaacccctttatatagTCTGAGAAAACTCATTGAGTTGCAGAAAGCGTGTTGATCTCAAAACTGGTTCTAAGTAGAGTgatctaaattttaaattatctttCAGCTTCATTGAATAGCAACTTGCtgcttacaaaattaaatatgaaaataaaaagttacaCAACTTAAAtgctaaacatttttattgacaGTGTAAACGCTGTATTAGTCAATGAAATCGATATACACAGCTCTATACACTGCATTTTATATagtcttttaataaaaaataaataataaccaaCAGTTTTAAAGTCAATTGTTAATGCAATCTGACAAACAGTTTTAAAAGCAATGCATGTTTATGACAGTTAACGCTGCAAATTAATCTGACTAGTAagaaaaatcacatttattcTGCAGCCAACAATACGAGTTAAACATAAACCGGTTGCCatgaataaataacaaaaaaattaagtattcgCTGCAAATTACCTGTTTTTAAATACAATCAAGTTAAAACATTGCATAACAATACAACATTCACATATGAAATGTAAGCGACTGGCAAGCCAAAAACGTTtacataaattgaataaaaatatatatacaagcatGAGTTCGCGTTTATTACGCCTTATGcagattatttattaaaattaatgcgGGAGCTTGTAAGCTTGCTTACCATAAAACGCACTGCTAATTTAATTGACGAGACAAAACATTTGTTAAAGGCTATACAGTTTAGTATATCTCAAATTTATTcaacaaaaatcataatttaaatacattaaatcgttaaaaaatatcaaacatattaattttacaaagaaACTAAATTTCTACactaaagcaaaacaaaatgtgGAAATTTATACAGAGTAGACTTTTACATAATCAATGACCATCTCTCCACTCGCCATCCAGTGATCATAATGTGGCTTAACGTCCTTGAATAACGAACCCATGCCGCGTGGGTTAGTATTCCCCCAAGGCTTTTCTGGCCGCCAGCCAGCATTATCCTTAAAATCGTGTACGCCACCAATGCCATATCCCATGGTGATGTAGAATTCTTGATCGAAGGGCGCCAATTTACTGCCTTTCAGCAACGAAGCTCTATTCGGTAATTCTTTACCGTCCTTCTGCATATCGGCTACAATACCGTCCCTAACGGGATTGAAAGTGCAATAATTGTCATTATCAATAGCCACCGAAATTTCGTTTTCACTCCACACCAGTTTGTAAACATGAAAGTCATTGCCCAAATTGAAGGCGGCTGTTTCGGGGAATTCGCACATTTTCTCCCAACGCCAATCGCTATTCGCATTCACAATCAAACCACCGAAGAGTTGCATTTGTGTGTCGTTTACATAGCTGAATGCGAGACGCATTTGACCCGACTGATAATCATCGGCGCCATATTTTTCATTCACCGGCTGCAGCCACAGTTGCGGGAAGACCCAGATGGCGCGTGGTAATTGCGCGCGTATCTCAATGCGTCCATATTTGAAGGAGAAACGATCTTTTGTGGAGAATTGTGCGGTTATAAAGGGCGGTATTGATATGAACGATGTCGCTGCACCATCGCGCACGCACTCCTCGCTATTTTGTCGGCCTGTACACTTTTCACCTAGGTCATATACAGCACGTAACGATTTCGGATGCTGTTGAAAATGAGCCGTCGTCAATTTTGGTTTTATGGTAACCATGCCATTTCTCACTTGCAACACATCACTCGCATCATCCAAGTATAAGACATATTCATAGTCGGGTTTTGTAGAGAAACGTCGTTCTGCAGTCCATTTGTTTTGGTCCAACCGCGAGCCATTAAAGTCATCATCA
This genomic interval carries:
- the LOC105208613 gene encoding uncharacterized protein LOC105208613, producing the protein MSLQSSELSVWQSVSRILKITISARANCKRLSFILNNKTNQIQQLTRVFGFYQLL
- the LOC105208615 gene encoding gram-negative bacteria-binding protein 3, coding for MLRRLLTYALCYYLTVAVYAYEVPKAKIDVFHTKGFEVSIPDEEGITLFAFHGKLNEEMDGLEAGTWARDITKAKNGRWTFRDKNTKLKLGDTLYYWTYVIYNGLGYREDDGVYVVNEYADPLANTGNGMNNGGVGLIDVRKEHNEHNENCRSTPSLRNGAELRCANQLIFDDDFNGSRLDQNKWTAERRFSTKPDYEYVLYLDDASDVLQVRNGMVTIKPKLTTAHFQQHPKSLRAVYDLGEKCTGRQNSEECVRDGAATSFISIPPFITAQFSTKDRFSFKYGRIEIRAQLPRAIWVFPQLWLQPVNEKYGADDYQSGQMRLAFSYVNDTQMQLFGGLIVNANSDWRWEKMCEFPETAAFNLGNDFHVYKLVWSENEISVAIDNDNYCTFNPVRDGIVADMQKDGKELPNRASLLKGSKLAPFDQEFYITMGYGIGGVHDFKDNAGWRPEKPWGNTNPRGMGSLFKDVKPHYDHWMASGEMVIDYVKVYSV